In one window of Leptospira sp. WS92.C1 DNA:
- a CDS encoding PAS domain S-box protein, producing MRPSEITSLEEFADEITSFHDQICILEERTTGKILFSKECFRFWEFRQYQQIPNGFSSFLFHLHGRIRNYAEFTEDILTRHIEDSEYFNTLFAEGYILSFFWKSVFPEKDSDYRLYTFEILAREGEFTDSNPDVPIDSIFYKLPEPAFVFDSYTLRFLCVNDAAIHLYGYSREEFSSMNLLEIRPEEDRAEMETTIRNYSKEPGIQSRGIWRHCRRDNKILYMKISSNQIPYGNSFAILATLTNVSDTIETNYALKQNRAEKQSIIESMSDRYFALSRDWRFISANQQSLVMLGKTKEQLIGKKIWDLYTSSNALFFKEKYELAVNSKKPIFFEYRMEATGNTAEFRLFPFEEGLSVFFRDITEKRRRETEQNVLREISVRIPQANSLKESFEILFDVICSATSWKFAQTWRYHNNELILEDHSPWFSTNSIFLRYRILSFETKFSPMEGMIGKVFSTGKILFSKDVQKESEFKRTDQAIQSGIKSWIGIPLKTGHESYVIEFCTPLEVDSGNLYIQMFELIADQVEILFKNKETEEEKDQFFKLSGDMFQISTLDGKVIERNQAWEEVLGYTHQDLESKDLADIVYSEDREVMLKLREDFRRDKKNISFTLRYVAKNGDIKSILWKVTFSKENGLIYTTGKDITEIQKTQIQLENLTKELKRSNADLEDFAFIASHDLQEPLRKIMAFGDRLVKKSLALDPESIDYLHRMSSSADRLSNLIEGLLSYSRIKSKSKPFQYVDLNKILKDSIGDLEIYIKEKNAKVLESEIGFVWCDPVQIGMVFQNLIKNGIKFNKKEIPEIIIQCVSHPTETGWIRITFFDNGIGFDKKHGDKIFTLFQRLHSREEFEGNGIGLAVCKKIIELHGGRIYAESVLGSGSTFYVDLPGSLKAV from the coding sequence ATGCGGCCATCCGAAATCACATCCTTGGAAGAATTTGCAGATGAGATTACTTCCTTTCACGATCAGATTTGTATTCTCGAGGAACGTACAACCGGAAAAATCCTATTTTCAAAGGAATGTTTCCGTTTTTGGGAATTTCGCCAGTATCAACAGATCCCGAACGGTTTTTCCTCTTTTTTATTTCATCTCCATGGAAGAATTCGGAACTATGCCGAATTTACGGAAGATATCCTTACGAGACATATCGAAGATTCGGAATACTTTAACACCTTATTTGCGGAAGGTTATATTCTAAGTTTTTTTTGGAAATCTGTGTTTCCCGAAAAAGATTCCGATTATCGTCTTTATACGTTTGAAATTTTGGCCAGGGAAGGGGAATTTACGGATTCGAATCCGGACGTTCCGATCGATTCTATTTTTTATAAACTCCCGGAGCCGGCGTTCGTATTCGATTCTTATACATTAAGATTTCTTTGTGTAAACGACGCGGCGATTCATCTTTACGGATATTCTCGTGAAGAATTTTCCTCTATGAATCTTCTTGAAATTCGCCCCGAAGAAGACAGGGCGGAAATGGAGACTACGATTCGAAATTATTCCAAGGAACCGGGGATTCAATCCAGAGGAATTTGGAGGCATTGTAGAAGGGATAACAAAATCCTGTATATGAAAATCTCCTCCAATCAAATTCCGTACGGAAATTCCTTTGCGATCTTGGCAACTCTTACGAACGTTTCGGATACGATAGAAACAAATTACGCCTTAAAACAAAATCGTGCCGAAAAACAATCGATCATAGAAAGTATGTCCGATCGATATTTCGCTCTTTCCAGAGATTGGAGATTTATTTCAGCCAATCAACAATCTCTCGTTATGTTAGGAAAAACGAAAGAGCAATTAATCGGTAAAAAAATTTGGGATCTTTATACAAGCTCGAACGCTTTGTTTTTTAAGGAAAAATACGAACTTGCAGTAAATTCCAAAAAACCGATTTTTTTCGAATATAGGATGGAAGCGACCGGGAATACGGCGGAATTCAGACTCTTTCCTTTTGAAGAAGGCCTTTCTGTTTTTTTTCGAGATATCACAGAAAAACGAAGAAGAGAAACAGAACAAAACGTTCTTCGAGAAATATCGGTAAGAATTCCGCAAGCAAACAGCCTAAAGGAATCGTTCGAAATTTTGTTTGATGTGATTTGCAGCGCAACTTCTTGGAAGTTCGCGCAGACTTGGAGATATCATAACAACGAACTCATATTGGAAGATCATTCCCCATGGTTTTCTACGAATTCGATATTTTTACGTTATCGAATTTTGTCCTTTGAAACAAAATTTTCGCCCATGGAGGGAATGATCGGAAAGGTCTTTTCGACCGGAAAAATTTTATTTTCAAAGGATGTGCAAAAAGAGTCGGAATTTAAAAGAACCGATCAAGCAATACAATCTGGAATCAAATCTTGGATCGGGATTCCGTTAAAAACGGGGCATGAAAGTTATGTAATCGAATTTTGTACACCATTGGAAGTAGATTCTGGAAATTTGTATATTCAAATGTTCGAATTGATTGCGGATCAAGTAGAGATTTTATTTAAAAACAAGGAAACCGAAGAGGAAAAAGATCAGTTTTTTAAATTATCAGGGGACATGTTTCAAATTTCGACGTTGGATGGAAAGGTGATCGAGCGAAATCAAGCATGGGAAGAGGTTTTGGGTTATACCCATCAAGATTTGGAATCAAAGGATCTCGCGGATATCGTATATTCGGAGGATCGTGAAGTGATGCTCAAGTTGAGAGAGGACTTTCGTAGAGATAAAAAAAATATTTCCTTCACTCTCAGATACGTTGCAAAAAACGGAGACATCAAAAGTATATTGTGGAAGGTTACGTTTTCGAAAGAAAACGGTCTTATTTATACAACCGGTAAGGATATCACAGAGATTCAGAAAACTCAGATTCAACTGGAAAATCTTACCAAAGAACTGAAACGATCCAACGCGGATTTGGAAGACTTTGCATTTATCGCTTCGCATGATCTTCAGGAGCCGCTTCGAAAGATCATGGCGTTCGGGGATAGGCTTGTTAAAAAGTCTTTAGCTCTGGATCCGGAGTCGATCGATTATCTGCACAGGATGTCCTCTTCCGCGGATCGACTGTCCAATTTGATAGAAGGGCTTTTGTCCTATTCCAGAATTAAAAGCAAATCGAAACCGTTTCAATATGTGGATCTGAATAAGATCCTCAAGGATTCGATCGGAGATTTGGAAATTTATATCAAAGAAAAAAACGCAAAAGTGCTCGAGTCCGAAATCGGTTTTGTTTGGTGTGATCCGGTTCAGATAGGAATGGTATTTCAGAACTTAATCAAGAATGGAATCAAATTTAACAAAAAGGAGATTCCGGAGATCATCATCCAATGTGTTTCGCATCCGACAGAAACCGGCTGGATCCGAATTACTTTTTTTGACAACGGAATCGGCTTTGACAAAAAGCACGGAGATAAGATCTTTACGCTCTTTCAGAGACTTCATAGTCGGGAAGAATTTGAGGGAAACGGAATCGGACTCGCGGTTTGTAAAAAAATAATAGAGCTACACGGAGGAAGAATTTACGCCGAAAGTGTTTTGGGTAGCGGTTCTACGTTTTATGTGGACTTGCCGGGATCCCTAAAGGCCGTTTAA
- a CDS encoding N-acetylmuramoyl-L-alanine amidase, whose product MRRLQNVFLIQTSFLFLLLTLSGSAILAGPEKQAESDSTIHSPLKTFKVVIDPGHGGLDLKPKEDHGDKYDPIQDKYLELYKAGASSKGKKERAIVLELAKELKEILDLTKTPEGFETFKSHMKSFTNDDLSWIRVDTVMTRNGNAEERDYSSNEDPNGPYRLFDYPDKKTKKIKQGRISFINQEKPNLVVSLHLNPSYKEHPGGMAAVLSPSYRTFYVLKGISEGRYGEEKFTDSHWSEWMVFKEGWSKLENAIADAWIYFHGYWPNRTGKKTDLSAFEGYRQNMITWKYKDLPGWEELAKIGGNGPYSKTHKGFKPEGKFWEREKSEPELWRREDGREGFGGDNHYASAELMRFVQYGLRKKNGEEDSPEPGPINKPYLSTYALPTFINAISAYLEIGYIDKEKDMILMTKRKKDVAISLAAGIYSLTHGIKLKNSDSPYIPIGKKINWSRYENWKDGNYFQIVSE is encoded by the coding sequence GTGAGGCGACTTCAAAACGTTTTCTTAATACAAACTTCTTTTCTTTTTTTACTCCTAACTCTTTCGGGATCTGCGATTTTAGCGGGTCCCGAAAAACAAGCAGAATCGGATTCTACGATTCATTCTCCCCTTAAAACCTTTAAGGTAGTGATCGATCCGGGGCACGGAGGTCTGGATTTAAAGCCCAAAGAAGATCACGGGGATAAATACGATCCGATTCAGGATAAATATCTGGAACTCTATAAAGCGGGAGCTTCCTCCAAAGGAAAAAAGGAACGCGCCATAGTATTAGAACTTGCTAAAGAGCTTAAAGAGATTTTGGATCTTACTAAAACACCGGAAGGGTTTGAAACGTTTAAGTCTCATATGAAATCGTTTACAAACGACGATCTGTCTTGGATTAGGGTCGATACCGTTATGACGAGAAACGGTAATGCTGAGGAAAGAGACTATTCTTCCAACGAGGATCCGAACGGGCCATATCGACTTTTTGATTATCCGGATAAAAAAACGAAAAAAATCAAACAGGGTAGAATTTCGTTTATCAATCAGGAAAAACCGAATCTTGTTGTTTCCCTTCACCTCAATCCGAGTTATAAAGAACATCCGGGCGGAATGGCGGCGGTCCTTTCCCCCTCCTACAGAACGTTTTATGTTTTGAAAGGAATCTCCGAAGGCCGATACGGAGAGGAAAAATTTACCGATTCCCATTGGAGCGAATGGATGGTTTTTAAGGAAGGTTGGTCCAAATTGGAAAACGCAATAGCAGACGCTTGGATTTACTTTCACGGTTACTGGCCGAACCGTACCGGAAAGAAAACGGATCTTTCCGCATTTGAAGGTTATCGTCAAAACATGATCACTTGGAAATATAAGGATCTTCCGGGTTGGGAAGAACTGGCAAAGATTGGTGGAAACGGACCTTATTCAAAAACCCATAAAGGTTTTAAGCCAGAGGGCAAGTTTTGGGAAAGAGAAAAATCGGAGCCTGAACTCTGGAGAAGAGAGGATGGACGAGAAGGATTCGGCGGGGATAATCACTATGCATCTGCTGAACTTATGAGATTTGTTCAATACGGTTTGAGAAAGAAAAACGGGGAAGAAGATTCTCCCGAACCGGGACCGATCAACAAACCTTATCTTTCCACGTATGCGTTACCCACCTTTATCAACGCGATTTCTGCTTATTTAGAAATCGGTTATATCGATAAGGAAAAAGATATGATTCTTATGACAAAAAGAAAAAAGGACGTAGCCATTTCGCTCGCGGCGGGTATCTATTCTTTGACTCACGGGATCAAACTTAAAAATTCGGATTCTCCTTATATCCCGATCGGCAAAAAAATCAACTGGTCCCGATATGAAAATTGGAAAGACGGAAATTACTTTCAAATCGTGAGCGAGTGA
- a CDS encoding MBL fold metallo-hydrolase — protein sequence MYCKFQHKQYQFEGISEGGIRTSIYLPSLSLMFDIGAQNPNRIHLDTLLLTHAHLDHSSGLPYYISQRSLRKLRPPKIFLPLSLEEPMRKILDLYSQIENFPYEYEMKGVAPGEKINLDLTHFFSAHQTFHRVPSQGYTIYERRKKLKKEFQSLSQEELNKALKENREIAELNEIPVISFSGDTKIEYVLEAQDVADSSILFIECTYIDKEKNVSQAREWGHIHLDEIIENISAFKNEKIVLIHFSKRYTIPYIREVLGKKIPEREKHRFHLFLP from the coding sequence GTGTATTGTAAATTTCAACACAAACAATATCAGTTTGAGGGAATCTCCGAAGGCGGAATTCGAACTTCGATCTATCTTCCCTCTTTGAGTTTGATGTTTGATATAGGCGCTCAAAATCCGAATCGAATCCACTTGGACACTTTGCTTTTGACTCATGCTCATTTGGATCATTCCTCCGGACTTCCGTATTATATTTCCCAGAGATCTCTTCGAAAGTTGAGACCTCCAAAAATTTTTCTTCCGCTTTCCTTAGAGGAACCGATGCGAAAAATTTTGGATCTGTATTCTCAAATCGAAAATTTTCCATACGAATATGAAATGAAAGGAGTTGCCCCCGGCGAAAAGATCAATCTCGATCTGACTCATTTTTTTTCCGCTCATCAGACGTTTCATCGTGTCCCTTCCCAGGGATATACGATCTATGAAAGAAGAAAAAAACTGAAAAAAGAATTTCAATCCTTAAGCCAGGAAGAATTGAACAAAGCCCTTAAGGAAAATCGGGAAATTGCCGAACTCAACGAAATCCCCGTGATCAGTTTTTCGGGAGATACGAAGATCGAATATGTCCTGGAAGCTCAGGATGTCGCCGATTCTAGCATTCTGTTTATTGAATGTACTTACATAGATAAGGAAAAAAACGTTTCGCAGGCGAGAGAATGGGGTCATATTCATCTGGACGAGATCATAGAAAATATTTCCGCGTTTAAAAATGAAAAGATCGTTCTGATTCATTTTTCGAAACGTTATACGATTCCTTATATTCGCGAGGTTTTGGGAAAAAAAATTCCTGAAAGGGAAAAACATAGATTTCATCTGTTCTTGCCATGA
- a CDS encoding ArsR/SmtB family transcription factor, which yields MRKNQGIDPRIQEFLAALASETRLNLLLSFADGKEKTVGELVELSGLGQSTISTHLNQLKKGGILIRRKSGKEVYYKPDRERILEHISKLTSYLRGCC from the coding sequence ATGAGGAAGAATCAAGGAATAGACCCCCGTATCCAGGAATTTCTCGCCGCTTTAGCGAGCGAGACACGCCTAAATCTTCTTCTTTCTTTTGCGGATGGCAAAGAAAAGACAGTTGGAGAATTGGTCGAACTTTCTGGATTGGGACAATCCACGATTTCTACCCATTTAAATCAGTTAAAAAAAGGCGGGATCTTGATTCGCAGAAAATCCGGGAAAGAAGTCTATTATAAACCCGACCGCGAACGGATCTTGGAACATATTTCCAAATTAACTTCTTATCTTCGAGGTTGCTGCTGA
- a CDS encoding cation-translocating P-type ATPase, with translation MTIIKSDKEYISQGQTSEEAELKLKRFGANELSTHKPSFFKDVLSVISEPMLILLILCGTVYGLLGNLDETAMLSVAVIAVISITIYQKNKSEKALSSLKELSPLRARVIRDGKIGVIPSREIVPEDIIILQEGDRIPADGSLIFSLNLNVDESLLTGESDGIPKEADVNVPISSMNRKCRVFAGSTVLSGEGVFLVTATGNHTEIGKIGTELRQIAQSESPLQAETKRFTIVFSLFAGILCIFLILGFGYRTGRWLEAVLAGLTFSMAVLPEEIPVVLSVFFSLGAWRISKIGVLTKELSAIETLGAATVLCVDKTGTLTENKMKVRGLYCDGEYLECDSKLTAIPESFHRLLEFALLASKKDPYDPMEKAIQELGIEFLSGTEHIHFDWELKKEYPLSPKLMALSYAWLSDETVETLSVGAKGAPEAIFDLCHLSQERIRELENVVERYSSKGFRILGVAKSNVSKRKLPEDQHDLNFEFLGLVLLEDPIRESVPNSISECKRAGIKVVMITGDHAGTAKSIADQIGLDRSDSVLSGDELESLNDSELTSRLGDVRIFCRILPHQKLRLVRCFQNKGEIVAMTGDGVNDTLALQAAHIGISMGKRGTDVAREASDLVLLDDNFSSIVKAVLLGRRIYENIRKSVSYIFSVHIPIIGMSILPVFTGDPIYFFPAHVLLLELIIDPACTLVFEGVDAGRHILDSPPRKRNENLISFRGLSLSLFRGGLILAVLVLFTFWGKYEHWTYEKIRALGFIGLVSSNLAMILIHLSEEVPFYKIPFRNNFVTYWIISLTILLFVIIFQVDPLRKLFGFEVIPFGEVLGAILVGLTASFVWELKKIIFRNKTIRT, from the coding sequence TTGACGATCATAAAGTCAGACAAAGAATATATATCCCAAGGTCAAACCTCCGAAGAAGCCGAATTAAAACTGAAACGATTCGGGGCGAACGAACTCAGTACGCATAAACCTTCCTTTTTCAAGGACGTCCTTTCAGTGATCTCGGAGCCGATGTTGATTTTGCTAATCTTGTGCGGAACCGTATACGGACTTTTAGGCAACTTGGACGAAACGGCAATGTTGTCCGTCGCCGTAATTGCCGTGATTTCAATTACGATCTATCAGAAAAACAAATCCGAAAAAGCTCTATCCTCCTTAAAGGAACTTTCACCGCTGCGAGCAAGGGTGATCCGAGACGGAAAAATCGGCGTCATACCATCGCGAGAAATCGTCCCGGAAGATATCATCATCCTTCAAGAAGGGGACCGAATTCCCGCTGATGGATCTCTGATCTTCTCCTTAAATCTAAACGTCGACGAATCCCTTCTCACGGGAGAATCCGACGGTATTCCAAAAGAAGCCGACGTGAACGTTCCAATTTCCTCAATGAATCGAAAGTGCAGAGTATTTGCGGGAAGCACGGTTCTTTCCGGAGAGGGCGTTTTCCTGGTGACCGCAACGGGTAATCACACCGAAATCGGAAAAATCGGAACTGAACTTCGGCAAATCGCCCAATCGGAAAGCCCGCTTCAAGCCGAAACGAAAAGGTTTACGATCGTATTCTCTTTGTTTGCCGGAATACTATGCATTTTTCTAATATTAGGATTCGGCTATAGAACTGGACGCTGGTTGGAAGCGGTTCTCGCGGGATTGACCTTTTCCATGGCAGTTTTACCGGAGGAAATTCCCGTAGTGTTGAGTGTCTTCTTTTCCTTAGGTGCGTGGAGAATTTCAAAAATCGGAGTATTGACAAAAGAATTGAGCGCGATCGAGACGTTGGGCGCAGCGACGGTGTTATGCGTCGATAAAACCGGAACGCTTACCGAAAACAAAATGAAAGTGCGGGGATTATACTGCGACGGGGAATATTTAGAATGCGATTCCAAACTTACTGCAATCCCGGAATCGTTTCATCGGCTTTTGGAATTCGCTCTGCTCGCTTCTAAAAAAGATCCTTATGATCCGATGGAAAAGGCGATTCAAGAACTTGGCATCGAGTTTCTTTCCGGCACGGAACACATTCATTTCGACTGGGAACTAAAAAAAGAATATCCGTTATCGCCGAAACTGATGGCCCTGAGTTATGCATGGTTATCCGATGAAACCGTCGAAACGCTTTCCGTCGGAGCGAAAGGAGCGCCTGAGGCGATTTTCGATCTTTGTCATTTGTCCCAAGAACGAATCCGCGAATTGGAAAATGTAGTCGAAAGATATTCTTCGAAAGGATTTAGAATCCTGGGGGTCGCGAAATCGAACGTATCAAAACGGAAGCTTCCCGAAGATCAACACGATTTGAATTTCGAGTTTTTAGGTCTTGTACTTTTAGAAGATCCCATCCGAGAATCCGTTCCTAATTCCATTTCCGAATGCAAACGCGCGGGGATTAAGGTCGTTATGATTACGGGAGATCACGCGGGAACCGCCAAGTCGATTGCAGATCAAATCGGCCTTGACCGTTCCGATTCGGTTCTCAGCGGAGACGAGTTAGAATCGTTAAACGACTCCGAGTTGACGTCGCGTTTAGGCGACGTTCGTATCTTTTGTAGAATTCTTCCGCATCAGAAGCTAAGACTCGTCCGTTGTTTTCAGAACAAAGGAGAGATCGTTGCAATGACAGGAGACGGCGTGAATGACACACTCGCGTTGCAAGCGGCGCATATCGGGATCTCCATGGGAAAGAGAGGTACGGACGTAGCCAGAGAAGCTTCGGATCTGGTCCTCTTGGATGATAATTTTTCATCGATCGTAAAAGCGGTCCTATTGGGAAGACGGATTTACGAGAATATTCGAAAGAGCGTCTCCTACATTTTTTCCGTTCATATCCCGATTATCGGAATGTCCATCCTTCCCGTGTTTACGGGAGATCCGATTTATTTTTTTCCTGCTCATGTCTTATTATTGGAATTAATTATAGATCCTGCATGTACTCTTGTATTCGAAGGCGTGGATGCCGGCAGACATATCCTTGATTCCCCTCCTCGAAAGAGAAACGAAAACTTGATCAGTTTTCGCGGCTTATCTCTCAGTTTATTCCGAGGCGGTTTGATTCTCGCCGTGCTCGTGCTGTTCACCTTCTGGGGAAAATACGAACATTGGACTTACGAAAAGATCCGTGCGCTTGGCTTTATCGGTTTAGTCTCCTCGAATCTGGCAATGATTCTGATCCATCTTTCGGAAGAAGTCCCTTTTTATAAAATTCCGTTTCGAAACAATTTCGTCACCTATTGGATCATATCGCTGACGATTCTTCTATTTGTGATCATCTTTCAGGTTGATCCTCTCAGAAAGCTTTTCGGTTTCGAAGTAATTCCGTTCGGCGAAGTCCTTGGCGCGATTTTAGTCGGTTTAACGGCAAGTTTCGTATGGGAATTAAAGAAAATAATTTTTCGAAATAAGACAATCAGAACCTAA
- a CDS encoding sterol desaturase family protein, producing the protein MMLFKQGIRYVGFPILFLSFSTILIRNLGNLWIAYTTLSLSVLMGMMLERFIPFEKTWNESDSDSKSDLFFFVIQPIVAPFAGVVVAVIVHLSLSVFGGSATHLGGSSLWFQILIGMFFSGLIPYWIHRFSHARDGFLWRVHSIHHSPKRLYWMNAFRSHPINTILTTGGVLLPALLLGLHPGAVLIVGMLNNFVSIYNHMNIDFRLGILNRIFNMNELHRWHHSKVPAEGNNNYSSGAFVFWDILFGSYYLPQKEMDANLVGLFEPDKFPAKSILKQILFPICQCF; encoded by the coding sequence ATGATGCTTTTTAAACAAGGCATTCGATACGTCGGATTCCCGATTCTTTTTCTTTCGTTTTCAACGATTCTCATTCGAAATTTGGGGAATCTGTGGATCGCATACACAACTCTTTCACTTTCGGTTTTGATGGGAATGATGCTCGAAAGATTCATCCCTTTTGAAAAGACATGGAACGAATCGGATTCCGATTCGAAATCCGATTTATTTTTTTTCGTAATTCAACCGATCGTTGCGCCCTTTGCAGGTGTCGTCGTTGCGGTAATCGTTCACCTATCTCTCTCTGTATTCGGCGGATCGGCGACTCACTTAGGCGGCTCGTCCCTATGGTTTCAAATTTTGATTGGAATGTTTTTTTCCGGTCTAATTCCCTATTGGATTCATCGTTTCTCACATGCAAGAGACGGTTTTCTCTGGAGAGTTCATTCGATTCATCATTCTCCGAAGAGATTGTATTGGATGAATGCGTTTCGATCGCATCCTATCAATACGATCTTAACTACCGGAGGGGTTTTACTTCCGGCGCTACTGTTGGGATTACATCCTGGCGCAGTTTTGATCGTGGGAATGCTGAATAACTTCGTATCGATCTATAACCACATGAACATTGATTTCCGTTTAGGAATCTTAAATCGAATCTTCAATATGAATGAGTTGCATAGATGGCACCATTCGAAAGTTCCTGCGGAGGGAAATAACAACTACAGTTCGGGTGCGTTCGTATTTTGGGATATTCTCTTCGGTTCGTATTATCTTCCTCAAAAAGAAATGGACGCGAATTTAGTCGGATTATTCGAACCTGATAAATTTCCGGCAAAATCGATCTTAAAACAAATCCTGTTTCCCATTTGCCAGTGTTTTTAG
- a CDS encoding response regulator, with protein sequence MNLETKNQNSIHILVAEDDPDDRLLMRDGFRENNLINPLHFVKDGEELFEFLQNKGEYSDSLKYPKPGFILLDLNMPKMDGREALRTIKSIPELKKIPVIVLTTSREEEDMLQTYDLGANSFIRKPVDFSAFMETIRTLGEYWLEIVELPVARK encoded by the coding sequence ATGAATTTAGAAACAAAAAACCAAAATTCAATCCACATTCTTGTAGCCGAAGACGATCCGGACGATCGTCTTTTGATGAGAGACGGTTTTCGGGAGAACAATCTCATCAATCCGCTGCATTTCGTAAAAGATGGAGAGGAGTTGTTTGAATTTCTTCAAAATAAAGGAGAATATTCTGATTCTTTAAAGTATCCGAAACCGGGTTTTATTTTATTGGATTTGAATATGCCTAAAATGGACGGAAGAGAGGCTCTTAGAACCATCAAATCGATTCCCGAACTTAAAAAAATCCCTGTCATCGTTCTCACTACTTCCAGAGAGGAGGAGGATATGCTTCAGACTTACGATCTCGGTGCGAATTCTTTTATCCGAAAGCCTGTCGATTTCAGCGCGTTTATGGAAACGATCCGCACGCTGGGAGAATACTGGCTCGAAATTGTGGAGCTTCCCGTTGCCCGTAAATAA
- a CDS encoding O-methyltransferase encodes MSKGSPPGKYGTSVFTEGLEEKIDSELVVRPVEILYQMEEDAAREGVPVLTPASGAVLRFLVEAEQPEEILELGTGYGISLFWMASGLKRIAKIISLEREIFYIAKVRSYLEKHPFGDLDIHLLKTHCLQFLKEAEENSNRNWSGKFVFIDCDKVLYPEIFRILSRLRPSVAVFDNVLWHGRIFDSSRQAPSDKAVREFWEEVKNSNLSYTLFPVGDGLLQIRFEEKQSFYP; translated from the coding sequence ATGAGTAAGGGAAGTCCGCCTGGAAAATACGGGACTTCCGTTTTTACGGAAGGCCTTGAGGAAAAGATCGATTCGGAATTGGTAGTTCGTCCTGTCGAAATTCTTTATCAGATGGAAGAGGATGCCGCGAGGGAAGGTGTCCCCGTGCTTACACCCGCTTCGGGGGCGGTTTTGAGATTTCTCGTCGAAGCGGAGCAGCCCGAAGAAATTTTAGAACTCGGAACGGGATACGGAATTTCCCTTTTCTGGATGGCTTCCGGTTTAAAACGAATCGCAAAAATCATTTCTCTCGAACGAGAAATTTTTTACATAGCAAAAGTGCGATCCTATCTCGAAAAACACCCGTTCGGAGATTTGGACATCCATCTTCTCAAAACTCATTGTCTTCAATTTTTAAAGGAAGCCGAGGAAAATTCGAATCGGAACTGGTCAGGGAAGTTTGTTTTTATAGATTGTGATAAGGTTTTGTATCCGGAAATTTTTAGAATCCTTTCTCGTCTACGGCCGAGCGTAGCGGTGTTTGATAACGTGCTTTGGCACGGAAGAATTTTTGATTCCTCCAGACAGGCGCCATCGGATAAAGCGGTCCGCGAGTTTTGGGAAGAGGTAAAAAATTCAAATCTGTCTTATACCCTTTTCCCGGTCGGAGACGGTCTTCTTCAGATTCGGTTTGAAGAAAAGCAGTCATTCTATCCGTAA